The region CCTACGCCGTGCTGGTGCTGCCCTTCGCGTACCGGGCGATCGACGCGGGCCTGTCCGCGATCGACCTCAAGACGCTGGCTGAGGCGGCACGCGGCCTCGGGGCGTCCTGGGCCGCGGTGCTGCTGCGGATCGTGGTGCCCAACATCCGGACCGCGCTGCTCGGCGCGGCGCTGCTGTCGGTCGCGCTGGTGCTGGGGGAGTTCACCATCGCGTCCCTGCTGAACTTCGACACGTTGCAGGTGCGGGTGAACCTGCTGGGCAAGCGCGACGCGGGCGTGTCCATCGCGGTGTCGCTGCTGAGCCTGCTGTTCGCGTTCGTGCTGCTGTTCCTGCTCTCGTTCGTCGGCGGGCGGCGGCGGGACACCGTCGCGGAGGAAGGCTGAGATGGGCTACCTGGAGTTGCACGGGCTGCGCAAGTCGTTCGGCGGGCAGCCCGCGCTGGCCGGTCTGGACCTCGACCTGGCGGAGGGCGAACTGGTCAGCCTGCTCGGCCCGAGCGGCTGCGGCAAGACCACCGCGCTGCGGATCGTGGCCGGGTTCGAGACCGCCGACGAGGGCGTCGTCCGGGTCGACGGCCGCGACGTGACGGGCGTGCCCGCCAACAAGCGCGACATGGGCATGGTCTTCCAGGCCTACAGCCTGTTCCCGAACATGACCGCGGCGCAGAACATCGCGTTCGGCCTGCGGCTGCGCAAGATGCCCGGCCGCGCCAAGCGCACCGACGAGCTGCTGGAGCTGGTCGACCTGGGCCACCTGGGCAAGCGGTACCCGCACCAGCTCTCCGGCGGCCAGCAGCAGCGGGTCGCGCTGGCCCGCGCGCTCGCGATCCAGCCGAGCGTGCTGCTGCTCGACGAGCCGCTGTCCGCGCTGGACGCCAAGGTCCGGGTCGCGCTGCGCGAGGAGATCCGGCGCATCCAGACCGAGCTGGGCATGACCACCCTGTTCGTCACGCACGACCAGGAGGAGGCGCTGGCCGTCGCCGACCGGGTCGGCGTGATGTCGCAGGGGCGGCTG is a window of Saccharothrix espanaensis DSM 44229 DNA encoding:
- a CDS encoding ABC transporter ATP-binding protein; amino-acid sequence: MGYLELHGLRKSFGGQPALAGLDLDLAEGELVSLLGPSGCGKTTALRIVAGFETADEGVVRVDGRDVTGVPANKRDMGMVFQAYSLFPNMTAAQNIAFGLRLRKMPGRAKRTDELLELVDLGHLGKRYPHQLSGGQQQRVALARALAIQPSVLLLDEPLSALDAKVRVALREEIRRIQTELGMTTLFVTHDQEEALAVADRVGVMSQGRLEQLDTPAAVYRQPASAFVAQFVGVTNALFGTAEAGGVRLGAYRLATDAAEGITAGADVKVIVRPEDIGIAQHSGQDNGALVGNVLTQSFLGPVTRLSVRLAGGEQVVRVDQPSSRAADFPPGTPVALDLAVGRLMVVEGLGPV